The Xenopus tropicalis strain Nigerian chromosome 1, UCB_Xtro_10.0, whole genome shotgun sequence DNA segment ACATTATTGCCAGCGGGACAGCATTTTTGGGAGGTTAGCCACATGCGGTAGTGCAAATTTATAACAGGCAACTAATCTAACATCTTTTATCGTTTATAACTTAGCActtaattttaaatgtaataacatttatGTTGTATAGTTCTCTATTGTCTAGTGATGTCTTCTTTTCATGTACAGTTAGAAAGTACTGTGTTTTGGGAGACTAACTGTACCATTTCAGACACTTTGTAGCCCTGCGAATGTGAAGCTGCATGTTGcctttaaaattatttctgtCCTACAGAGTTTTCCATTTACAGTTCTGTTTAGCTATTCATACCCTAATAGGTTTTAGATTACCCCTAGCCACCTATGCCACCAATCTGAATAGTTTGTGGATTGCAACACAACAGGAGGGCTGTGTGGTAATAAGAAAAGATTAGTTGGGACTTCATAGCACCTTCTAAAAAGCTGTGAGATGAAAAGTAACCATTCATTCAACTTTTAAAGTGAGTCTAATGTGTTCCAGGAGGCAGGGCAAACATGTAGACTAAAGTACTGTTGCAATGAGTGCCGCTGGCCTGTAGGGTGTTTAATGTAAACTACTATACTTACATCCTGACTAATATTGTTCAGATCACTTCATCGGTCTGACAAAAACAAGTCTGTTAATTTGCTTGCATAAACAAGCCATGATGTTTTGTAGATTTTGACATGTAGGGTTCTAAAATATTCAAATTGCTGGCTGCTTTGCAGGATCTTTGCTTCTGTAGTATATTTTTTGTGAAAATTATGCATTCGGTTTGCACCTCCCACAATTATAGTCAAGTATAACATGCTGATTTATCcatgatttccattttttttttttagtgatggGTCAGGAAGCATGCAAAGCAGCCTGGCCCAAGTCAGCTGGAGGCTCTCAGACCATCACTGGGCGGAGGTATGGAAGGAGGCATGCATATGTGAACTTTCGGCCTTCTTTAAAGAGCCCAAAAAGAGCATCAAGTCAACAAATCAAAGAGTGCGAAGGACTGGAACTTGATGATGTACAGACAGAAAAAGATTTAAGTGTGTGCTGTTATTAATTATTGCATTATGGCATATTATTCTTAGCATACCTAAATAATCCACAACCTAATAGCAGGTATGGAGGGCCCATCCATGTGCCAGTAGGTTGGTAGCAAAATTTTGCCTTAGGCTTTAGATTTAGTTGGATTTTCTTCCCGCAGTGTAGTAATCTACATATAGGAATATTTGCAACTATGGTATCAAATGTAAAAGCTGCAATTAATAATATTCAGAGATTATGTTCAGCAGTGcagagataataaaaaaaaaaaaatacttacaaTTAATGCGTCACATTAGAAATgagttggtgcccccccccccacccccatctgCTCCATGGAGACATGAGAAGGTGAACAATTAAATGTTAAAGGGGGGTTAGAAAaggggcaaaaataaaaatagaataaaacaaaaatattcctGGTAAACAGAAGGGATATTATACGTGACcatatgaccatataaaagcacaaggccaaaggtgCTTGGTAATGTCaggaatgacatcactaagctccaattaaaaaaaaatgacatcgctaagctctgtttataaggatataatttacaggatattcatggcttttgtgtattataatgttaTAATCTTCTCTGTCTTATCAAAGTTATACAGTGCCAACTGTATtttgtgtaatttattttttacaatgatATACCACCAGCCAAGACCGGGAAGTCTAGCCAGAGGTCCTCAGGCTGTTGATTTACAACTCCCAACATTATCTTACAACCAGTAACATTTGTAATAAAGTATATGTTATAAGTAAAACTGTAATTAGCTAACATTTTCAAGAACTGAAGACAAGGCATCTAAACTTATTCTCTAGCTACTGCTGAACATCATCTCTGACTGCTACCAGGGGCACTAAAAGTGGTTGTTTGTAAACTATTTAAAGTTGACTTTCTCTGATAATGGAAGTCATCTTGGAATCCCATGGCAACAAGTTGCTAGATTACATTTATGCTCATATTACTACACAGGACTTTGAGTGTGTAAAGGTAGTCTTTTTGAATCCTAGCCGTGTCGTTCTCAGCTAGCAGTGGATACATTTACCAATATGCATTCTGACAAAATTTTGTTTCCCTCAGTTTTgagatttttagatttttttccttttttcaccagccttttatagtttgttttttttttttttttcaacaaattttGTAAATTCAATCTGCTGAGATCCATTTACCCCAAGAGTCTATGGGAACGTTATTTAGGCTAATATCCCAAGGAGAGATTAGTCGGTGCAATTTTTacaaagcgagttccagcgacaagtcgctcgtcttttcctaacaagcaattactagagatttcaacaacagagcaattatatttcccacaaatccagttttccccacccacaattagaaattacattcagtgcaatggggaaatcacagcgacttcccgctcagtggctTTTACTTTCAGCGATCCCAATAGTCTTGAATtataatgctttctttgtaaaatcgcttgaaaaagggtctcatagtgaTTCGGAGCAATAAGCATTTTGAAGTAGTATCATTGGTTTAGGTACTGACGATTTATAAAACGTGCGAGTTTAAAATCGCAGCAATTAATCTCTCCgagggacattagccttacactcaACAAAATTTACGATTGATAAATATCTGAGAATGCAAAAAGTgagatgttttttgttttaatgcaGTTGAGTAGCAATGTAACAAGTTCCTGATTAGATAAGATAATGCCAAATAACTGCCATACATTGTGAGGAAGAGTATCAGTGGCTTTTTTTCTTACAAGTAGAAGCTATCTTGACAAATGTACCATTATACTATTATTAGATCTTTTGTGTCTGCTGAAAATGGGCCTATTTCTTTTTCTAGTTTCCATGGAAAGCTGTGATTCACCTCTGTACGACATTAGTAAATTTTTAACGACTGACTTGCAACAAGACAACAATAAACTGAAAGCAATGGATGATGTTACATCTTTAGTTACAGAAGTAGAGGAACATGGAGTTTGCCAATCCTTATGTAATAacaatatctgtaaaaaaaacaagactCTTACTAGGCATGTACCCCATAAGTATCAAAATGgaatttcctttttaaatattgacTCTTTTGAGCCAGACAGTAGTGAAGGAGAGGAAAACTGTTACAGTTCAGAGGATTTTACGTTGACTGAGGAGACCGGCAAAATTGAAAAATCCTTAGAAAACACACTATCTGAGCTTGAGGAGGTGGGGACATTTTGTGAAATGGAGCCTGAGTTACAAAGTAAAAATCACAGTTGTGCAAAAGACAGATTATCAGAGATGTGGCCTGTATCTTTATGCAAAAGTTCCAAAATTGATTTTGGGACCACCCATGGCAAATGGAATGTGTCAGTAAAATCTGTTTCAGAGGATGAGGCCACAGCACTGGGTATTTCTGAATTCGATTCAAAGAAAAGTAGGACTgatataacattaaaaaattcTGTTGGACTCTATCCTGAAACTGCTTCTAATAGCACTACAATGGAGCAAGATAGTTTAGCTGAACCAGTTGTCAGACCAAAAGTTAGAAAGCAAGGTACAAGTTATGGCAATAAAAACTCTTCCCTACCGGAAGAAAGCAAGGACAATTCAACAGTCCGAAAGAGCAATCGAGGAACACGAGTCAAAGTGGAAAATTCCTGCAAAGATGAAAAGAGTTACCCTGAAATGGAGTCTTCTGGCAGTAATGATGagggcacaagaaaaaaaatcaagagcATTTGCAAAGAGCAAGAATATACCGACTGCCATGTTGACAAACCTGCAGTGGATGATACATTTTGGGATGACTTTGAAATATATGGAATGAAATTGTCTGGCTCCATTAAGGACGATGAAAGGTAGGAAATTTATAACATAGATAAGTGCTTTGTAATAACAGGTTAACAGTTAGATTCAAATGAAGACCCAGTATGTAACTTTGGGC contains these protein-coding regions:
- the pja2 gene encoding E3 ubiquitin-protein ligase Praja-2 isoform X2, coding for MRAAGLGYLSGRNRGATYKRHCETLKQRSGAAGCVRKSGTVPAKAPLLGVMGQEACKAAWPKSAGGSQTITGRRYGRRHAYVNFRPSLKSPKRASSQQIKECEGLELDDVQTEKDLISMESCDSPLYDISKFLTTDLQQDNNKLKAMDDVTSLVTEVEEHGVCQSLCNNNICKKNKTLTRHVPHKYQNGISFLNIDSFEPDSSEGEENCYSSEDFTLTEETGKIEKSLENTLSELEEVGTFCEMEPELQSKNHSCAKDRLSEMWPVSLCKSSKIDFGTTHGKWNVSVKSVSEDEATALGISEFDSKKSRTDITLKNSVGLYPETASNSTTMEQDSLAEPVVRPKVRKQGTSYGNKNSSLPEESKDNSTVRKSNRGTRVKVENSCKDEKSYPEMESSGSNDEGTRKKIKSICKEQEYTDCHVDKPAVDDTFWDDFEIYGMKLSGSIKDDESDGEWSTCLPSYFSSDKDHSSSDDSWETLPGKDEHEVLSNSSSLEEENSDFCFQVEEQISLEDGEIPWLQYHEDIESSTDEENEISNQFVHPGFFMLDGNNNLEDDSSISEDLEVEWRLLDDFGDGLGVAQAMSYMDPQFLTYMALEERLAQAMETALAHLESLAVDVEQAHPPATKESIDCLPQIIIGEDHNIVGQEQCCAICCSEYIKDEILTELPCHHLFHKPCVTLWLQKSGTCPVCRHVLASSHTDAAATSFLSDHESPPSIHSAAGTR
- the pja2 gene encoding E3 ubiquitin-protein ligase Praja-2 isoform X1; this translates as MRAAGLGYLSGRNRGATYKRHCETLKQRSGAAGCVRKSGTVPAKAPLLGVMGQEACKAAWPKSAGGSQTITGRRYGRRHAYVNFRPSLKSPKRASSQQIKECEGLELDDVQTEKDLISMESCDSPLYDISKFLTTDLQQDNNKLKAMDDVTSLVTEVEEHGVCQSLCNNNICKKNKTLTRHVPHKYQNGISFLNIDSFEPDSSEGEENCYSSEDFTLTEETGKIEKSLENTLSELEEVGTFCEMEPELQSKNHSCAKDRLSEMWPVSLCKSSKIDFGTTHGKWNVSVKSVSEDEATALGISEFDSKKSRTDITLKNSVGLYPETASNSTTMEQDSLAEPVVRPKVRKQGTSYGNKNSSLPEESKDNSTVRKSNRGTRVKVENSCKDEKSYPEMESSGSNDEGTRKKIKSICKEQEYTDCHVDKPAVDDTFWDDFEIYGMKLSGSIKDDESSVCSDGEWSTCLPSYFSSDKDHSSSDDSWETLPGKDEHEVLSNSSSLEEENSDFCFQVEEQISLEDGEIPWLQYHEDIESSTDEENEISNQFVHPGFFMLDGNNNLEDDSSISEDLEVEWRLLDDFGDGLGVAQAMSYMDPQFLTYMALEERLAQAMETALAHLESLAVDVEQAHPPATKESIDCLPQIIIGEDHNIVGQEQCCAICCSEYIKDEILTELPCHHLFHKPCVTLWLQKSGTCPVCRHVLASSHTDAAATSFLSDHESPPSIHSAAGTR
- the pja2 gene encoding E3 ubiquitin-protein ligase Praja-2 isoform X3; protein product: MGQEACKAAWPKSAGGSQTITGRRYGRRHAYVNFRPSLKSPKRASSQQIKECEGLELDDVQTEKDLISMESCDSPLYDISKFLTTDLQQDNNKLKAMDDVTSLVTEVEEHGVCQSLCNNNICKKNKTLTRHVPHKYQNGISFLNIDSFEPDSSEGEENCYSSEDFTLTEETGKIEKSLENTLSELEEVGTFCEMEPELQSKNHSCAKDRLSEMWPVSLCKSSKIDFGTTHGKWNVSVKSVSEDEATALGISEFDSKKSRTDITLKNSVGLYPETASNSTTMEQDSLAEPVVRPKVRKQGTSYGNKNSSLPEESKDNSTVRKSNRGTRVKVENSCKDEKSYPEMESSGSNDEGTRKKIKSICKEQEYTDCHVDKPAVDDTFWDDFEIYGMKLSGSIKDDESSVCSDGEWSTCLPSYFSSDKDHSSSDDSWETLPGKDEHEVLSNSSSLEEENSDFCFQVEEQISLEDGEIPWLQYHEDIESSTDEENEISNQFVHPGFFMLDGNNNLEDDSSISEDLEVEWRLLDDFGDGLGVAQAMSYMDPQFLTYMALEERLAQAMETALAHLESLAVDVEQAHPPATKESIDCLPQIIIGEDHNIVGQEQCCAICCSEYIKDEILTELPCHHLFHKPCVTLWLQKSGTCPVCRHVLASSHTDAAATSFLSDHESPPSIHSAAGTR